A window from Athalia rosae chromosome 5, iyAthRosa1.1, whole genome shotgun sequence encodes these proteins:
- the LOC105684342 gene encoding metalloendopeptidase OMA1, mitochondrial-like isoform X2 gives MFTKQQEAAFAKLIFDAHLEEHKDHILPKDHPIYKRLLKITNRILNANKDLPYVKDKQWTLSVIDNPTKNAYVLPGGNMFIFTGALQMVENEDQLSFIVAHEMAHALLKHSIEQVSNGFIVDLLLVFPIIIIWAIFPDLIAGLLQFLGTSFVKILHDLPYSRALETEADEVGLTLSAKACIDVREAVVFWGMMRTLKDMNSEQDQIPWLSTHPNDEDREKNLNSQMAQAIALRSTYQCPMLNPRDPRKIFYEKSQKELAARLKDSGIL, from the exons ATGTTCACAAAACAACAAGAGGCCGCTTTTGCCAAGCTAATATTCGACGCG CACCTGGAGGAGCACAAGGATCACATCCTGCCAAAGGATCATCCAATTTACAAACGGTTACTGAAAATAACAAACCGGATTCTTAACGCCAACAAGGACTTGCCGTATGTCAAGGACAAACAGTGGACTCTTAGCGTCATCGATAACCCGACGAAAAATGCTTACGTTCTACCT GGTGGAAACATGTTCATTTTCACTGGGGCGCTACAGATGGTTGAAAACGAAGATCAACTGTCGTTCATAGTAGCCCATGAAATGGCTCACGCGCTGCTTAAACATTCG ATCGAGCAGGTATCTAATGGTTTCATAGTGGACCTGTTACTGGTATttccgataataataatttgggCAATATTTCCCGACTTGATTGCTGGacttcttcaatttctcgGAACATCGTTTGTAAAGATATTGCACGATCTGCCCTACAGTAGAGCGCTGGAAACCGAAGCCGATGAAGTGGGACTGACATTGTCAGCCAAA GCCTGCATTGACGTACGAGAGGCCGTTGTTTTTTGGGGAATGATGCGAACCCTGAAAGACATGAATTCTGAACAGGATCAGATACCTTGGCTTTCGACGCACCCGAATGACGaagatcgagagaaaaatctcAACAGCCAAATGGCACAAGCCATTGCCTTGCGCAGCACTTATCAG TGTCCAATGTTGAATCCGAGAGATCCTAGGAAAATATTCTACGAGAAGTCTCAAAAAGAACTCGCTGCGCGTCTTAAAGATAGTGGGATTTTATGA
- the LOC105684341 gene encoding uncharacterized protein LOC105684341 isoform X2 — translation MSGDHLSKATVVPDTSGSASGELTSYDQIMANDPSEFDEEDEDVVIAGSELYEVLSKMGYTDYEVAPILHRESSPTPVTESEKPAGICEHLQNQLSGIYWCLTKDDEAVRKSIDIISESQNLLDDHTAQIKTLFDNCRQSDFRSLGSVLPYLQYSAAVAGVYCFVKNSNPYTLLSSVPVFLTVQHKYARWKTDRNLKILISEQSELHYTFKRALRILNNYYKINVGFNRAKSEFNNFVVEKIAFLQPITERALKSLGVISSSYYKTTLDLLKLIPKSYQDDADPWITYFEKDEFTNCGETSYERLKQLFYKYILVQSEMLLTLAVLVSQNKVFSICETIKYARFIDKRIEQLIELTKKHRIAMMTIVDDFNNCKLRTIQNKHRGFPGSKWQDLYVGLHMTSEKMEKAYNSLCSVLQDIESHLDRKTDETELLVTLTEKINDLCKGVDEMRDFAHLSSLIVTKMGKASSAGDRELAHDESTKSHQSDVRIIKDTDPEIIDEVFEEYIRERYSEAMLNEKKDDYEEVNHKLDKLVSKNLMSELREALIDKKKETEKRESEALERMKKMDLDSPEELTPRNQDSANLSTASDSESENDSKRCLHSVPLRLPAREDVKSEMRTSFEDAATTELLEPKVISIPPPPPPPPAMIPTFNQSIFDVAEEKTKDNEHDSEFRCRVPLPTPRSFILPTFLSNNEETFIGSGENSEEELVESEPEDEEKVED, via the exons ATGTCGGGGGATCATTTATCGAAAGCAACAGTTGTCCCTGATACTAGCGGCTCAGCAAGCGGCGAACTTACATCCTATGATCAAATCATGGCGAACGATCCATCAGAATTTGATGAGGAAGACGAAGATGTTGTTATTGCT ggCAGCGAGCTTTACGAGGTTTTATCTAAAATGGGGTACACTGACTATGAAGTCGCCCCTATTCTCCACCGAGAATCATCTCCCACACCTGTTACAGAGTCGGAG AAGCCAGCTGGAATTTGTGAGCACTTGCAGAACCAATTATCTGGCATATATTGGTGTCTAACAAAA GATGATGAAGCAGTCAGAAAATCAATAGATATCATATCTGAATCGCAGAATCTTCTCGATGATCATACAGCGCAAATAAAAACTCTCTTCGATAACTGTCGTCAGTCTGATTTTAG GAGTCTCGGCAGCGTATTACCGTATCTACAATATTCGGCAGCTGTAGCTGGAGTATATTgtttcgtgaaaaattcaaatccataTACTTTGTTGAGTAGTGTGCCGGTATTTTTGACTGTACAACATAAGTATGCTAGGTGGAAAACggatcgaaatttgaaaatattaatatctGAACAATCGGAACTCCATTACACCTTTAAAAGAGCACTGAGGATTCTAAATAACTATTACAAAATCAACGTTGGTTTCAATAGAGCGAAATCTGAATTCAA TAATTTtgtcgttgagaaaattgctTTCCTGCAACCGATTACTGAAAGAGCACTCAAATCCCTTGGTGTTATATCAAGTTCGTATTATAAAACGACGTTAGATCTCTTAAAACTGATACCAAAATCATACCAGGATGATGCCGATCCTTGGATTACCTATTTTGAGAAAGATGAATTTACTAATTGCGGAGAAACGTCTTATGAACGTTTAAAG CAACTATTCTACAAGTATATCCTCGTACAGTCAGAAATGTTGTTAACACTAGCAGTTTTGGTTTCGCAAAACAAAGTGTTCAGCATTTGCGAAACAATCAAGTACGCAAGATTCATAGATAAACGTATCGAACAGCTCATTGAACTGACGAAAAAACACAGAATTGCCATGATGACAATCGTCGATGATTTTAACAACTGTAAATTAAGAACGATCCAGAATAAGCATAg aggATTTCCAGGATCAAAGTGGCAAGACCTTTACGTTGGTCTACACATGACGtctgaaaaaatggaaaaggcGTATAACAGTCTTTGCTCTGTGCTCCAGGATATCGAAAGCCATTTGGACAGAAAAACCGATGAAACGGAGCTTTTAGTAACTTTAACGGAAAAGATCAATGATCTTTGTAAGGGCGTTGATGAGATGAGGGACTTTGCTCATCTTAGTTCATTGATAGTTACCAAAATGGGAAAAGCGTCTTCCGCAGGTGACCGAGAACTGGCACACGACGAATCTACAAAAAGTCATCAGTCAGACGTACGAATAATCAAAGACACCGATCcagaaataattgatgaagtATTCGAAGAATATATCCGCGAGCGTTACTCGGAAGCCATGCTTAATGAGAAAAAGGACGATTACGAAGAAGTGAATCACAAGCTCGATAAATTGGTGTCGAAAAATCTGATGAGTGAATTGCGGGAAGCTCTGATTGATAAGAAGAAAGAgaccgaaaaaagagaatctgAAGCCTTGGAGCGCATGAAAAAGATGGATCTAGATTCCCCAGAAGAATTGACCCCGAGAAATCAAGATTCAGCAAATCTttcgactgcttcggactccGAGTCTGAAAACGATTCAAAAAGGTGTCTGCATTCTGTGCCCTTGAGATTACCAGCACGCGAAGACGTGAAAAGCGAAATGAGAACCTCCTTCGAAGATGCAGCCACGACGGAATTACTAGAACCAAAAGTCATTTCCATTCCcccgcctcctcctccaccaccAGCAATGATTCCAactttcaatcaatcaatattcGATGttgctgaagaaaaaacgaaagacaaCGAACACGATTCGGAATTTAGATGCCGCGTCCCTTTACCGACACCGCGAAGCTTTATATTGCCTACATTTTTATCTAATAATGAGGAAACTTTTATTGGCAGTGGCGAGAATTCTGAGGAAGAACTTGTCGAGAGTGAACCtgaggatgaagaaaaagtcgAAGATTAA
- the LOC105684342 gene encoding metalloendopeptidase OMA1, mitochondrial-like isoform X1, which produces MFSTLRGVCPARFQIKRAFVICLVPPTRSIQKLPPKGFAFKCHNTVPVKIRIQNRKFHTTKRLDIPPLFALLLRPVLRIGSFIFGRTIRRWWLKKSPSERAQYTAWLQKQKRYIYGTIGSFFFVLLVYYLAHIERTVVTNRPRFIMFTKQQEAAFAKLIFDAHLEEHKDHILPKDHPIYKRLLKITNRILNANKDLPYVKDKQWTLSVIDNPTKNAYVLPGGNMFIFTGALQMVENEDQLSFIVAHEMAHALLKHSIEQVSNGFIVDLLLVFPIIIIWAIFPDLIAGLLQFLGTSFVKILHDLPYSRALETEADEVGLTLSAKACIDVREAVVFWGMMRTLKDMNSEQDQIPWLSTHPNDEDREKNLNSQMAQAIALRSTYQCPMLNPRDPRKIFYEKSQKELAARLKDSGIL; this is translated from the exons atgttttccacgTTGCGCGGGGTTTGTCCGGCGCGATTTCAAATAAAACGCGCGTTCGTCATTTGTCTCGTTCCTCCTACGCGATCGATACAAAAATTACCGCCTAAAGGTTTCGCGTTCAAATGCCACAACACTGTTCccgtgaaaattcgaatccaAAATCGTAAATTTCATACAACTAAACGGCTCGACATACCTCCACTTTTCGCGTTACTTCTTCGCCCAGTTTTGCGAATCGGATCTTTCATTTTCGGTCGCACCATCAGGAGATGGTGGCTCAAAAAAAGCCCGAGCGAACGCGCCCAGTACACTGCTTGGTtgcaaaaacagaaaagataCATTTATG gaACCATCggatcatttttcttcgtacTGTTGGTCTATTATTTGGCGCATATCGAAAGAACCGTAGTAACAAATCGTCCGAGGTTTATAATGTTCACAAAACAACAAGAGGCCGCTTTTGCCAAGCTAATATTCGACGCG CACCTGGAGGAGCACAAGGATCACATCCTGCCAAAGGATCATCCAATTTACAAACGGTTACTGAAAATAACAAACCGGATTCTTAACGCCAACAAGGACTTGCCGTATGTCAAGGACAAACAGTGGACTCTTAGCGTCATCGATAACCCGACGAAAAATGCTTACGTTCTACCT GGTGGAAACATGTTCATTTTCACTGGGGCGCTACAGATGGTTGAAAACGAAGATCAACTGTCGTTCATAGTAGCCCATGAAATGGCTCACGCGCTGCTTAAACATTCG ATCGAGCAGGTATCTAATGGTTTCATAGTGGACCTGTTACTGGTATttccgataataataatttgggCAATATTTCCCGACTTGATTGCTGGacttcttcaatttctcgGAACATCGTTTGTAAAGATATTGCACGATCTGCCCTACAGTAGAGCGCTGGAAACCGAAGCCGATGAAGTGGGACTGACATTGTCAGCCAAA GCCTGCATTGACGTACGAGAGGCCGTTGTTTTTTGGGGAATGATGCGAACCCTGAAAGACATGAATTCTGAACAGGATCAGATACCTTGGCTTTCGACGCACCCGAATGACGaagatcgagagaaaaatctcAACAGCCAAATGGCACAAGCCATTGCCTTGCGCAGCACTTATCAG TGTCCAATGTTGAATCCGAGAGATCCTAGGAAAATATTCTACGAGAAGTCTCAAAAAGAACTCGCTGCGCGTCTTAAAGATAGTGGGATTTTATGA
- the LOC105684341 gene encoding uncharacterized protein LOC105684341 isoform X1 yields MSGDHLSKATVVPDTSGSASGELTSYDQIMANDPSEFDEEDEDVVIAGSELYEVLSKMGYTDYEVAPILHRESSPTPVTESEKPAGICEHLQNQLSGIYWCLTKIISFFQDDEAVRKSIDIISESQNLLDDHTAQIKTLFDNCRQSDFRSLGSVLPYLQYSAAVAGVYCFVKNSNPYTLLSSVPVFLTVQHKYARWKTDRNLKILISEQSELHYTFKRALRILNNYYKINVGFNRAKSEFNNFVVEKIAFLQPITERALKSLGVISSSYYKTTLDLLKLIPKSYQDDADPWITYFEKDEFTNCGETSYERLKQLFYKYILVQSEMLLTLAVLVSQNKVFSICETIKYARFIDKRIEQLIELTKKHRIAMMTIVDDFNNCKLRTIQNKHRGFPGSKWQDLYVGLHMTSEKMEKAYNSLCSVLQDIESHLDRKTDETELLVTLTEKINDLCKGVDEMRDFAHLSSLIVTKMGKASSAGDRELAHDESTKSHQSDVRIIKDTDPEIIDEVFEEYIRERYSEAMLNEKKDDYEEVNHKLDKLVSKNLMSELREALIDKKKETEKRESEALERMKKMDLDSPEELTPRNQDSANLSTASDSESENDSKRCLHSVPLRLPAREDVKSEMRTSFEDAATTELLEPKVISIPPPPPPPPAMIPTFNQSIFDVAEEKTKDNEHDSEFRCRVPLPTPRSFILPTFLSNNEETFIGSGENSEEELVESEPEDEEKVED; encoded by the exons ATGTCGGGGGATCATTTATCGAAAGCAACAGTTGTCCCTGATACTAGCGGCTCAGCAAGCGGCGAACTTACATCCTATGATCAAATCATGGCGAACGATCCATCAGAATTTGATGAGGAAGACGAAGATGTTGTTATTGCT ggCAGCGAGCTTTACGAGGTTTTATCTAAAATGGGGTACACTGACTATGAAGTCGCCCCTATTCTCCACCGAGAATCATCTCCCACACCTGTTACAGAGTCGGAG AAGCCAGCTGGAATTTGTGAGCACTTGCAGAACCAATTATCTGGCATATATTGGTGTCTAACAAAA ATCATCAGCTTTTTCCAGGATGATGAAGCAGTCAGAAAATCAATAGATATCATATCTGAATCGCAGAATCTTCTCGATGATCATACAGCGCAAATAAAAACTCTCTTCGATAACTGTCGTCAGTCTGATTTTAG GAGTCTCGGCAGCGTATTACCGTATCTACAATATTCGGCAGCTGTAGCTGGAGTATATTgtttcgtgaaaaattcaaatccataTACTTTGTTGAGTAGTGTGCCGGTATTTTTGACTGTACAACATAAGTATGCTAGGTGGAAAACggatcgaaatttgaaaatattaatatctGAACAATCGGAACTCCATTACACCTTTAAAAGAGCACTGAGGATTCTAAATAACTATTACAAAATCAACGTTGGTTTCAATAGAGCGAAATCTGAATTCAA TAATTTtgtcgttgagaaaattgctTTCCTGCAACCGATTACTGAAAGAGCACTCAAATCCCTTGGTGTTATATCAAGTTCGTATTATAAAACGACGTTAGATCTCTTAAAACTGATACCAAAATCATACCAGGATGATGCCGATCCTTGGATTACCTATTTTGAGAAAGATGAATTTACTAATTGCGGAGAAACGTCTTATGAACGTTTAAAG CAACTATTCTACAAGTATATCCTCGTACAGTCAGAAATGTTGTTAACACTAGCAGTTTTGGTTTCGCAAAACAAAGTGTTCAGCATTTGCGAAACAATCAAGTACGCAAGATTCATAGATAAACGTATCGAACAGCTCATTGAACTGACGAAAAAACACAGAATTGCCATGATGACAATCGTCGATGATTTTAACAACTGTAAATTAAGAACGATCCAGAATAAGCATAg aggATTTCCAGGATCAAAGTGGCAAGACCTTTACGTTGGTCTACACATGACGtctgaaaaaatggaaaaggcGTATAACAGTCTTTGCTCTGTGCTCCAGGATATCGAAAGCCATTTGGACAGAAAAACCGATGAAACGGAGCTTTTAGTAACTTTAACGGAAAAGATCAATGATCTTTGTAAGGGCGTTGATGAGATGAGGGACTTTGCTCATCTTAGTTCATTGATAGTTACCAAAATGGGAAAAGCGTCTTCCGCAGGTGACCGAGAACTGGCACACGACGAATCTACAAAAAGTCATCAGTCAGACGTACGAATAATCAAAGACACCGATCcagaaataattgatgaagtATTCGAAGAATATATCCGCGAGCGTTACTCGGAAGCCATGCTTAATGAGAAAAAGGACGATTACGAAGAAGTGAATCACAAGCTCGATAAATTGGTGTCGAAAAATCTGATGAGTGAATTGCGGGAAGCTCTGATTGATAAGAAGAAAGAgaccgaaaaaagagaatctgAAGCCTTGGAGCGCATGAAAAAGATGGATCTAGATTCCCCAGAAGAATTGACCCCGAGAAATCAAGATTCAGCAAATCTttcgactgcttcggactccGAGTCTGAAAACGATTCAAAAAGGTGTCTGCATTCTGTGCCCTTGAGATTACCAGCACGCGAAGACGTGAAAAGCGAAATGAGAACCTCCTTCGAAGATGCAGCCACGACGGAATTACTAGAACCAAAAGTCATTTCCATTCCcccgcctcctcctccaccaccAGCAATGATTCCAactttcaatcaatcaatattcGATGttgctgaagaaaaaacgaaagacaaCGAACACGATTCGGAATTTAGATGCCGCGTCCCTTTACCGACACCGCGAAGCTTTATATTGCCTACATTTTTATCTAATAATGAGGAAACTTTTATTGGCAGTGGCGAGAATTCTGAGGAAGAACTTGTCGAGAGTGAACCtgaggatgaagaaaaagtcgAAGATTAA